Proteins co-encoded in one Bemisia tabaci chromosome 9, PGI_BMITA_v3 genomic window:
- the LOC109030382 gene encoding succinyl-CoA:acetate/propanoyl-CoA:succinate CoA transferase, whose protein sequence is MAAVQRLSDRFCQVLLKTNWGASTALAHKSNRQSRNYFTYSREPAQPLPREPKVVTPEEAVKCIKSNDTVFLSGAASTPIELAAVMTDFAKGNNLKNIQVCHMHTEGPAPYTDPECEGIFRSCSFFMAANVRKAVAEGRSDAVPIFLSEIPLLFERKIFRPNVSIVQVSPPDEHGFCSLGTSVDCVRAAIANSEIVIGHVNEHMPRTFGDALVHQSHFDYVVPINRPLPAHGGGAPHENEKKIGQLIASNLIDDGATLQMGIGSLPDAVLTNLTDHKDLGIHSEMFSGGVIELVRRGCITNNKKPLSTGKIVSSFLIGPPELYDFVDNNPFLEMRVVNYTNSTAIIAQHPKMTAINSAIEVDLTGQVCSDSIGTRMFSGFGGQVDFIRGAAEGLDGKGKPIIALQSVNAKTGDSKIVPMLKPGAGVVTSRAHVHYVVTENGIASLFGKTLRQRAHALINVAHPSHREALEKAAFERLKCMPAP, encoded by the exons ATGGCTGCTGTTCAAAGATTGTCCGATAGATTTTGTCAAGTTCTGCTGAAAACGAATTGGGGCGCGTCTACAGCTTTAGCCCACAAATCTAATCGCCAGTCGAGAAATTACTTCACCTACAGCAGAGAGCCAGCCCAACCTCTGCCTCGCGAGCCGAAAGTTGTAACGCCTGAAGAAGCAGTGAAATGCATAAAATCGA ATGACACTGTATTTTTGAGTGGAGCTGCCTCTACGCCTATTGAACTCGCTGCAGTCATGACTGACTTTGCGAAAGGCAACAATCTTAAAAATATCCAGGTGTGTCACATGCATACAGAAGGACCTGCGCCGTACACAGATCCTGAATGTGAAG GTATCTTCCGATCATGCTCATTTTTCATGGCTGCCAATGTACGAAAAGCTGTTGCTGAAGGCCGCAGTGACGCAGTGCCAATATTTTTGTCTGAGATCCCTCTGCTGTTTGAGCGTAAAATTTTCCGACCAAATGTTTCAATTGTCCAA GTATCACCCCCTGATGAACATGGATTCTGCAGTTTGGGAACCAGTGTTGACTGTGTGCGAGCAGCCATCGCCAACTCCGAAATAGTTAttg GTCATGTGAATGAACATATGCCAAGAACGTTTGGGGATGCATTGGTACACCAGTCTCATTTCGATTATGTTGTTCCCATCAACAGACCATTACCAGCGCACGGAGGTGGAGCACCTCATGAAAACGAGAAGAAAATCGGACAGCTCATCGCTTCAAATTTGATCGATGACGGTGCCACTCTTCAAATGG GTATTGGCAGTCTTCCTGATGCTGTTCTCACCAATTTGACTGACCACAAAGACTTAGGCATCCACTCTGAAATGTTCAGTGGTGGAGTCATCGAATTAGTACGAAGAGGCTGCATAACCAACAACAAGAAACCGTTGAGCACAGGGAAAATTGTATCCAGTTTCTTAATCGGACCACCTGAACTGTACGATTTTGTTGACAATAACCCATTCCTTG AAATGAGAGTTGTTAATTACACCAACTCAACGGCAATCATCGCCCAGCACCCGAAGATGACAGCCATCAATTCAGCAATAGAAGTAGATCTGACTGGTCAAGTTTGTTCTGATTCCATCGGGACGAGGATGTTCTCTG GTTTCGGAGGACAAGTTGACTTCATCCGTGGAGCTGCTGAGGGTCTCGACGGCAAAGGAAAGCCAATCATTGCTCTACAGTCTGTTAATGCTAAAACTGGTGATAGTAAAATCGTTCCTATGCTCAAACCAG GTGCTGGTGTCGTTACTTCTCGTGCTCACGTCCACTACGTTGTAACAGAAAATGGAATTGCCAGTTTGTTTGGAAAAACTTTACGCCAGCGAGCTCATGCCTTAATCAACGTTGCCCACCCCAGCCACAGAGAAGCGTTGGAAAAGGCTGCGTTCGAGCGGTTGAAGTGCATGCCGGCCCCTTAG